A genomic segment from Pseudoduganella chitinolytica encodes:
- the nirB gene encoding nitrite reductase large subunit NirB, with protein sequence MKIVVIGHGMVGHKFLECLAEQHAGVQVTVLCEEPRPAYDRVHLSEFFAGKSADELSLVKPGFFDRDDIVLQLNARATAIDTAGKTVTASTGEVLTYDKLVLATGSYPFVPPLPGKDRKDCFVYRTIEDLEAMLEAGKRLKTGVVIGGGLLGLECAKALRDMNLVTHVVEFAPRLMAVQVDDGGGRVLRAKIEELGVTVHTGKNTLQIVDGEQGAHRMEFADGTHLDVDMIVFSAGIRPRDELARAAGLAIGPRGGIAIDDTCRTSDPDVYAIGECALWNGQVFGLVAPGYDMARVAAKHMLGQEAAFTGADMSTKLKLMGVDVASIGDPHAKEEGARSYQFTDERKQIYKKLIVSSCGKYLLGGVMVGDATEYGTLLQMMLNKMELPESPEFLILPQADGKAKAGLGVDALPAGAQICSCNDVSKGKLCEAVGGGATSIGALKKCTGAGTACGGCVPLVTQIMKAEMKKLGMDVNNHVCEHFAHSRQELFHLVRVGQIKSFDELLARHGKGLGCDICKPVAANIFATCWNDFVLKKEHAGLQDSNDYFLGNIQKDGTYSVVPRMPGGEVTPDGLIAVGQVAKKYGLYTKITGGQRVDLFGARVEQLPAIWEELIEAGFETGHAYGKSLRTVKSCVGSTWCRYGVDDSVGLAIELENRYKGLRTPHKIKFGVSGCTRECAEAQGKDVGIIATEKGWNLYVCGNGGMKPRHAELLAVDLDKATLVQYIDRFLMFYSRTADRLQRTSTWRENLEGGLDYLKQVVIDDKLGVAAELEADMQRVVDTYACEWKEAVNNPETRKRFRTFVNSEAPDDNVVFMEERGQIRPATVEERKRIPIKVA encoded by the coding sequence ATGAAGATCGTCGTCATCGGCCACGGTATGGTGGGCCACAAATTCCTGGAATGCCTGGCGGAGCAGCATGCCGGCGTGCAGGTCACCGTCCTGTGCGAAGAGCCTCGTCCGGCCTACGACCGCGTCCACCTGTCGGAATTCTTCGCCGGGAAAAGCGCGGACGAGCTGTCGCTGGTCAAGCCGGGCTTCTTCGACCGTGACGACATCGTGCTGCAACTGAATGCCCGTGCCACCGCCATCGACACTGCTGGCAAGACCGTCACCGCCAGCACGGGTGAAGTACTCACCTACGACAAGCTGGTGCTGGCCACGGGTTCGTACCCGTTCGTGCCGCCGCTGCCGGGCAAGGACCGCAAGGACTGCTTCGTCTACCGCACCATCGAGGATCTCGAGGCGATGCTGGAGGCGGGCAAACGGCTGAAAACCGGCGTGGTCATCGGCGGCGGCCTGCTGGGCCTCGAATGCGCCAAGGCGCTGCGCGACATGAACCTCGTCACGCACGTCGTCGAGTTCGCCCCGCGCCTGATGGCGGTGCAGGTCGACGATGGCGGCGGGCGCGTGCTGCGCGCCAAGATCGAGGAACTGGGCGTGACGGTCCACACGGGCAAGAACACGCTGCAGATCGTCGATGGCGAGCAGGGCGCGCACCGCATGGAGTTCGCCGACGGCACCCACCTGGACGTGGACATGATCGTGTTCTCGGCCGGCATCCGCCCGCGCGACGAACTGGCGCGGGCCGCCGGCCTGGCCATCGGCCCGCGTGGCGGCATCGCCATCGACGACACGTGCCGCACGTCCGATCCGGATGTGTATGCGATCGGCGAGTGCGCGCTGTGGAACGGGCAGGTGTTCGGCCTGGTGGCGCCCGGCTACGACATGGCACGCGTGGCCGCGAAACACATGCTGGGCCAGGAAGCGGCCTTCACGGGCGCCGACATGAGCACGAAGCTGAAACTGATGGGGGTCGATGTCGCCAGCATCGGCGACCCGCATGCGAAGGAGGAGGGCGCGCGCAGCTACCAGTTCACCGACGAGCGCAAGCAGATCTACAAGAAGCTGATCGTGTCCAGCTGCGGCAAGTACCTGCTGGGCGGCGTGATGGTGGGCGACGCCACCGAATACGGCACCCTGCTGCAGATGATGCTCAATAAGATGGAGCTGCCCGAGTCGCCCGAATTCCTGATCCTGCCGCAGGCGGACGGCAAGGCCAAGGCGGGCCTGGGCGTCGATGCGCTGCCGGCGGGCGCGCAGATCTGCTCGTGCAACGACGTCTCGAAGGGCAAGCTGTGCGAGGCCGTCGGCGGCGGCGCCACGTCGATCGGCGCGCTGAAGAAGTGCACGGGAGCCGGCACGGCGTGCGGCGGCTGCGTGCCGCTCGTCACGCAGATCATGAAGGCGGAGATGAAGAAGCTGGGCATGGACGTCAACAACCATGTCTGCGAGCACTTCGCGCACTCACGCCAGGAGCTGTTCCACCTGGTGCGCGTGGGGCAGATCAAGTCGTTCGACGAGCTGCTGGCACGCCATGGCAAGGGCCTCGGTTGCGACATCTGCAAACCGGTGGCCGCCAACATCTTCGCTACGTGCTGGAACGACTTCGTGCTGAAGAAGGAGCACGCCGGCCTGCAGGATTCGAACGATTACTTCCTCGGCAATATCCAGAAGGACGGCACGTATTCCGTGGTGCCCCGCATGCCGGGCGGCGAGGTGACGCCGGACGGCCTGATCGCCGTCGGCCAGGTCGCCAAGAAGTACGGCCTGTACACCAAGATCACGGGCGGCCAGCGCGTCGACCTGTTCGGTGCCCGCGTCGAACAGCTGCCGGCCATCTGGGAAGAGCTGATCGAAGCGGGCTTCGAGACGGGCCATGCCTACGGCAAGTCGCTGCGCACGGTGAAGTCGTGCGTGGGCTCGACGTGGTGCCGCTACGGCGTCGATGACAGCGTGGGCCTGGCCATCGAGCTGGAGAACCGCTACAAGGGCCTGCGCACGCCGCACAAGATCAAGTTCGGCGTGTCCGGCTGCACCCGCGAGTGCGCCGAGGCGCAAGGCAAGGACGTCGGCATCATCGCCACCGAGAAGGGCTGGAACCTGTACGTGTGCGGTAACGGCGGCATGAAGCCGCGCCACGCCGAACTGCTGGCCGTGGACCTGGACAAGGCCACCCTGGTGCAGTACATCGACCGCTTCCTGATGTTCTACAGCCGCACCGCCGACCGCCTGCAGCGCACCAGCACGTGGCGCGAGAACCTGGAAGGCGGGCTGGATTACCTGAAGCAGGTCGTCATCGACGACAAGCTGGGCGTGGCCGCCGAGCTGGAAGCGGACATGCAGCGTGTCGTCGACACCTATGCGTGCGAGTGGAAGGAAGCCGTCAACAACCCGGAGACGCGCAAGCGCTTCCGCACGTTCGTCAACAGCGAAGCACCGGACGACAACGTCGTCTTCATGGAAGAGCGCGGCCAGATCCGTCCGGCCACGGTCGAGGAACGCAAGCGTATTCCCATCAAAGTCGCCTGA
- a CDS encoding MFS transporter, with the protein MTSKAQSIKLFSFDTPQMRAFHMAWMAFFVCFFAWFACAPLMPIIKGEFNLTPAQIANINIAAVAITIAVRMIVGPMCDRFGPRKTHTGLLLLGAIPVFGVASAQSYEGFLFFRTLIGAIGASFVVTQYHTSVMFAPRVVGTANAATAGWGNAGGGVTQATMPLLLAAIVMLGVDEAFGWRLALIVPGVLMVIVGLLYWRFTQDCPQGNYAELRAAGIEIEGGKKGGWDSFKLAAANYRVWLLFVTYGACFGVELFIHNVAAIYYVDTFKLSLKEAGMAAGSFGLLALFARALGGYVSDKVALRNSLNGRVTLLFVLMLGEGAGLIWFAHADNVVMAIVAMLAFGLCVHMACGATYALVPFIDKRALGGVTGIIGAGGNVGAVAAGFLMKGVGSTQQTLVILGVLVTASALCAIALRFSASTNAEHALARAAA; encoded by the coding sequence ATGACCAGCAAAGCTCAAAGCATCAAACTCTTCTCGTTCGACACGCCGCAGATGCGGGCCTTCCACATGGCGTGGATGGCATTCTTCGTCTGCTTCTTCGCGTGGTTCGCCTGTGCGCCCTTGATGCCCATCATCAAGGGCGAGTTCAACCTGACGCCGGCGCAGATCGCCAATATCAACATCGCCGCCGTCGCCATCACCATCGCCGTGCGCATGATCGTCGGCCCCATGTGCGACCGCTTCGGCCCGCGCAAGACGCATACGGGCCTGCTGCTGCTGGGCGCCATCCCCGTGTTCGGCGTGGCCTCGGCGCAGAGCTACGAAGGCTTCCTGTTCTTCCGCACCTTGATCGGTGCGATCGGCGCCAGCTTCGTCGTCACGCAGTACCACACGTCCGTGATGTTCGCGCCGCGTGTCGTCGGCACCGCCAACGCGGCCACCGCCGGCTGGGGCAATGCGGGTGGCGGCGTCACCCAGGCCACCATGCCGCTGCTCCTGGCCGCCATCGTCATGCTGGGCGTGGACGAAGCGTTCGGCTGGCGCCTGGCGCTCATCGTGCCGGGCGTGCTGATGGTGATCGTGGGCCTCCTGTACTGGCGCTTCACGCAGGACTGCCCGCAGGGTAACTACGCCGAGCTGCGCGCGGCCGGCATCGAGATCGAAGGCGGTAAGAAGGGCGGCTGGGACAGCTTCAAGCTGGCTGCCGCCAACTACCGCGTGTGGCTGCTGTTCGTCACCTACGGCGCGTGCTTCGGCGTCGAGCTGTTCATCCACAACGTGGCCGCCATCTACTACGTCGACACGTTCAAGCTGTCGCTGAAGGAAGCCGGCATGGCCGCGGGCAGCTTCGGCCTGCTGGCGCTGTTTGCCCGTGCGCTGGGCGGCTACGTCTCCGACAAGGTCGCGCTGCGCAACAGCCTGAATGGCCGCGTCACCCTGCTGTTCGTGCTGATGCTGGGCGAAGGCGCGGGCCTGATCTGGTTCGCCCACGCCGACAACGTCGTCATGGCCATCGTTGCGATGCTCGCCTTCGGCCTGTGCGTGCACATGGCCTGCGGCGCGACGTATGCGCTGGTGCCGTTCATCGACAAGCGCGCGCTGGGCGGCGTCACCGGCATCATCGGCGCGGGCGGCAACGTGGGCGCGGTCGCCGCCGGCTTCCTGATGAAGGGCGTGGGCAGCACCCAGCAGACGCTGGTGATCCTGGGCGTGCTCGTCACCGCATCCGCGCTGTGTGCCATCGCCCTGCGCTTTTCCGCTTCCACCAATGCAGAACACGCGCTGGCGCGTGCCGCAGCTTAA
- a CDS encoding CmpA/NrtA family ABC transporter substrate-binding protein, with the protein MHIEKQAVRIGFNPLTDCASLVMAAVLGLDERHGIRIVLSRESSWAGVRDKLVTGELDAAHALLGMVYGTQLGIGAQRHDMAVLMNLNRNGQAITLSRRLMAQGAVDGPSLAALMQGERRSYVFAQTFPTGTHAMWLYYWLAAHGIDPLRDVRAITVPPSQMVYNLTEGHMDGFCAGEPWGQRAVMDGIGVTVATSQQIWPDHPEKALATSRAFADAHPNTCRALVAAVLEASRWIDASVENRRATAEILTGGGTVATDRAALLPRMLGQYDDGMGRQWQDAHPLCFHQDGAANYPYLSDGIWFMTQFRRWGLLKSHPDYEGTARAVTRLQLYREAAELAGVAVLPHSLRSATLLDGGTWDGADPERYALAFPIRQR; encoded by the coding sequence ATGCACATTGAAAAACAGGCCGTCCGGATCGGCTTCAATCCGCTGACCGATTGCGCCTCGCTGGTGATGGCCGCCGTGCTGGGCCTCGACGAGCGGCACGGCATCCGAATTGTCCTCAGCCGCGAATCCTCCTGGGCCGGCGTGCGCGACAAGCTGGTCACGGGCGAGCTCGATGCGGCCCACGCGTTGCTCGGCATGGTGTACGGCACCCAGCTGGGCATCGGCGCCCAGCGCCATGATATGGCCGTGCTGATGAACCTGAACCGCAACGGCCAGGCCATTACCCTGTCGCGCCGGCTGATGGCGCAGGGCGCCGTCGACGGGCCATCGCTGGCGGCCCTGATGCAAGGCGAGCGGCGCAGCTACGTGTTTGCCCAGACCTTCCCGACCGGCACCCACGCGATGTGGTTGTATTACTGGCTGGCGGCGCACGGCATCGATCCGTTGCGCGACGTGCGCGCCATTACCGTGCCGCCGTCGCAGATGGTCTACAACCTGACGGAAGGGCATATGGACGGTTTCTGCGCCGGCGAGCCATGGGGCCAGCGCGCCGTCATGGACGGCATCGGCGTCACCGTCGCCACCAGCCAGCAGATCTGGCCCGATCATCCGGAAAAGGCGCTGGCCACGTCGCGCGCGTTTGCCGATGCCCACCCGAACACGTGCCGCGCGCTGGTTGCCGCCGTGCTGGAAGCGAGCCGCTGGATCGACGCCAGCGTGGAAAACCGCCGCGCCACCGCGGAGATCCTGACGGGCGGCGGCACGGTCGCCACCGACCGCGCCGCGCTGCTGCCGCGCATGCTGGGCCAGTACGACGACGGCATGGGCCGCCAGTGGCAGGACGCCCATCCGTTGTGCTTCCACCAGGACGGCGCCGCCAACTACCCGTATCTGTCGGACGGTATCTGGTTCATGACGCAGTTCCGCCGCTGGGGCCTGCTGAAATCCCATCCCGATTACGAGGGCACGGCCCGTGCCGTCACGCGCCTGCAGCTGTACCGCGAGGCGGCCGAACTGGCGGGCGTGGCGGTGCTGCCGCACTCCCTGCGCAGCGCGACGCTGCTCGACGGCGGCACCTGGGACGGTGCCGATCCGGAGCGCTACGCGCTCGCCTTCCCGATACGGCAGCGTTAA
- a CDS encoding ANTAR domain-containing response regulator — translation MSRHLRIVLVHPPRESDASLRAAALQAGLTEAGYELVASLPADLHLPERIAQLQPDMIIVDAESDARDVLEHIVVATRDERRPIVMFTDDDKTSSMEAALEAGVSAYIVAGLQPERIKPVLNVALARFRKEQKLLHELADTKHKLAERKVIDRAKGVLMARHGISEDQAYQRLRTMAMNKNLKLAEVAQRLLDVEDLLG, via the coding sequence ATGAGCCGCCATCTCCGTATCGTCCTTGTCCATCCGCCCCGCGAAAGCGACGCGTCGCTGCGCGCCGCCGCGCTGCAGGCCGGGCTGACCGAGGCCGGCTATGAGTTGGTCGCGTCGCTGCCGGCCGATCTCCACCTGCCCGAACGCATCGCCCAGCTGCAGCCCGACATGATCATCGTGGACGCCGAATCGGATGCGCGCGATGTGCTGGAGCACATTGTCGTCGCCACGCGCGACGAGCGCCGTCCCATCGTCATGTTCACCGACGACGACAAGACGTCGTCGATGGAGGCCGCGCTGGAGGCGGGCGTGTCGGCATACATCGTCGCGGGCCTGCAGCCCGAGCGCATCAAACCCGTGCTGAACGTGGCACTGGCGCGCTTTCGCAAGGAGCAGAAGCTGCTGCACGAACTGGCCGACACGAAGCACAAGCTGGCCGAGCGCAAGGTCATCGACCGCGCCAAGGGGGTGCTGATGGCGCGCCACGGCATCAGCGAGGACCAGGCCTACCAGCGCCTGCGCACGATGGCGATGAACAAGAACCTGAAACTGGCCGAGGTCGCGCAGCGGCTGCTGGACGTGGAGGATTTGCTGGGGTGA
- a CDS encoding ABC transporter permease, which yields MSTFDPPIRQEYLAELAPAATADLQRPLPLAARLWDHGGVRKAGLLVALALLWEVLARWQDNDLLLPTFLQTARAFGAGIASGELLDKVRVSLAVLAQGYAAGIASAFVLTALAVSTRFGRDLLETLVSMFNPLPAIALLPLAMLWLGLGHASLVFVIVHAVLWPLALGTYAGFQAVPETLRMAGRNYGLRGLAFVVQILVPAALPAILSGLKIGWAFAWRTLIAAELVFGASSGQGGLGWYIFQNRNELYTDKVFAGLAAVILIGLAIENLLFAALERGTVRRWGMQRTAV from the coding sequence GTGAGCACGTTCGACCCGCCCATCCGGCAGGAATACCTGGCCGAGCTGGCGCCTGCCGCCACGGCCGACCTGCAACGTCCGCTGCCGCTGGCCGCGCGCCTGTGGGACCACGGTGGCGTGCGCAAGGCCGGGCTGCTGGTGGCGCTGGCACTGCTGTGGGAAGTGCTGGCGCGCTGGCAGGACAACGACCTGCTGCTGCCCACGTTCCTGCAGACGGCGCGCGCGTTCGGCGCCGGGATCGCCAGCGGCGAGCTGCTGGACAAGGTGCGCGTGTCGCTGGCCGTGCTGGCGCAGGGCTACGCGGCCGGTATCGCCAGCGCCTTCGTGTTGACGGCATTGGCGGTGTCGACGCGGTTCGGCCGCGACCTGCTGGAAACGCTGGTGTCGATGTTCAATCCCTTGCCGGCGATTGCGCTGCTGCCGCTGGCCATGCTGTGGCTGGGGCTCGGCCACGCCAGCCTCGTGTTCGTCATCGTGCATGCCGTGCTGTGGCCTCTCGCCTTGGGCACGTACGCCGGCTTCCAGGCCGTGCCGGAAACGCTGCGCATGGCCGGCCGCAACTACGGCCTGCGCGGGCTGGCGTTCGTCGTGCAGATCCTCGTGCCGGCCGCGCTGCCCGCGATCCTGTCCGGCCTGAAGATCGGCTGGGCCTTTGCGTGGCGCACCTTGATCGCCGCCGAACTGGTGTTCGGCGCCTCGTCCGGCCAGGGCGGGCTGGGGTGGTACATCTTCCAGAACCGGAACGAACTGTATACCGACAAGGTCTTTGCGGGCCTGGCCGCCGTCATCCTGATCGGGCTGGCGATCGAAAACCTGCTGTTCGCCGCACTGGAACGGGGCACGGTGCGCCGCTGGGGCATGCAGCGCACCGCCGTGTAA
- a CDS encoding ABC transporter ATP-binding protein: MRPLRMVAPPGPQPLLQVRDVTLQYRSGGATVRATQDVSFDVFDGDRFVLLGPSGCGKSSLLKAVGGFIAPAAGSIELDGRAVTQPGPDRMAVFQEFDQLPPWKTVLENVMFPLLAAKRLTRVEARERALDWIARVGLARVKDAYPHTLSGGMKQRVAIARALALQPKVLLMDEPFAALDALTRRTMQEALTKLWEEAPFTLLFVTHSIEEALVVGNRILLLSPHPGRVRAELNSHQFGLASGGSAEFQAAAQRIHGLLFDAAGAPAAHEERIAL, encoded by the coding sequence ATGCGGCCCCTGCGCATGGTCGCCCCGCCGGGACCGCAGCCCCTGCTGCAGGTGCGCGACGTCACGCTGCAATACCGCAGCGGTGGCGCCACCGTGCGCGCCACGCAGGACGTGAGCTTCGACGTGTTCGACGGCGACCGCTTCGTGCTGCTGGGTCCATCCGGCTGCGGCAAGTCGTCGCTGCTGAAGGCTGTGGGCGGCTTTATCGCCCCCGCTGCCGGCAGCATCGAACTCGATGGCCGTGCCGTCACCCAGCCGGGGCCGGACCGCATGGCCGTGTTCCAGGAGTTCGACCAGCTGCCGCCGTGGAAGACGGTGCTGGAGAACGTCATGTTCCCGCTGCTGGCGGCGAAACGGCTGACGCGCGTCGAAGCGCGCGAGCGCGCACTGGACTGGATCGCCCGCGTCGGGCTGGCGCGCGTCAAGGACGCGTATCCGCACACGCTGTCCGGCGGCATGAAGCAGCGCGTGGCGATCGCCCGTGCGCTGGCGCTGCAACCGAAGGTGCTGCTGATGGACGAGCCGTTTGCGGCGCTGGACGCCCTGACCCGCCGCACCATGCAGGAGGCGCTGACGAAGCTGTGGGAGGAAGCCCCGTTCACGCTGCTGTTCGTCACCCACTCGATCGAGGAAGCGCTGGTGGTGGGCAACCGCATCCTGCTGCTGTCGCCGCATCCGGGCCGTGTGCGGGCGGAGCTGAACAGCCACCAGTTCGGCCTGGCCAGCGGCGGCAGCGCCGAGTTCCAGGCGGCCGCGCAGCGCATCCACGGCCTGCTGTTCGACGCAGCCGGCGCGCCGGCCGCGCACGAGGAAAGGATCGCCCTGTGA
- a CDS encoding ABC transporter substrate-binding protein encodes MNRLRIAAGAIALALAANAQAEGRLRIAEQYGVTYLLLNIAQEHKLIEKYGRQAGVDIKVEWTQLSGGAAINDALLAGAIDVGSAGVGPLITLWDRTKGRHNVRGVAALGSFPYYLVTNNPKVKTIADFTDKDRIGLPAVGVSVQARILQMAVAKQWGDKAFARLDKITQTLPHPDAANAIIAGGTEITGHFATPPFQEQELAQNPNAHVVLKSYDVQGGPSSSTLLYATEQYRSENPKTYRAFVQALAEAADFAARNPEGAADVYLKVNKSKVDRALLLKIFKNPEVQFRIAPQNTLGLAQFMHKVGAVKNRATSWRDYFFDDALVKDGS; translated from the coding sequence ATGAACCGACTCCGCATCGCCGCCGGCGCCATCGCGCTGGCGCTGGCCGCCAACGCCCAGGCCGAAGGGCGCCTGCGCATCGCCGAGCAGTACGGCGTCACCTACCTGCTGCTCAATATCGCCCAGGAGCACAAGCTCATCGAAAAATACGGCAGGCAGGCCGGTGTCGACATCAAGGTCGAGTGGACCCAGCTCTCCGGCGGCGCCGCCATCAACGACGCGCTGCTGGCCGGCGCCATCGATGTCGGCAGCGCCGGCGTGGGGCCGCTGATCACGCTGTGGGACCGCACCAAGGGGCGCCACAACGTGCGTGGCGTGGCCGCGCTGGGCAGCTTCCCGTATTACCTCGTCACCAACAACCCGAAGGTGAAGACGATTGCCGACTTCACCGACAAGGACCGCATCGGCCTGCCCGCCGTCGGCGTCTCCGTGCAGGCGCGCATCCTGCAGATGGCCGTGGCGAAGCAGTGGGGCGACAAGGCGTTCGCGCGGCTGGACAAGATCACGCAGACCTTGCCCCATCCGGATGCGGCCAATGCCATCATCGCCGGCGGCACCGAGATCACGGGCCACTTCGCCACGCCGCCGTTCCAGGAGCAGGAGCTGGCCCAGAACCCCAACGCGCACGTGGTGCTGAAGTCCTACGACGTGCAGGGCGGACCGTCGTCCTCGACGCTGTTGTACGCCACCGAACAATACCGCAGCGAGAATCCGAAGACGTACCGTGCCTTCGTGCAGGCGCTGGCCGAGGCAGCCGATTTCGCGGCAAGAAATCCGGAAGGGGCGGCCGACGTCTACCTGAAAGTCAACAAGAGCAAGGTGGATCGTGCCTTGCTGCTGAAGATCTTCAAGAATCCGGAAGTGCAGTTCCGCATCGCGCCGCAGAATACCCTGGGCCTGGCGCAGTTCATGCACAAGGTTGGCGCCGTGAAGAACCGCGCGACCAGCTGGCGCGACTACTTCTTCGACGATGCGCTCGTCAAGGACGGCAGCTGA
- a CDS encoding TauD/TfdA dioxygenase family protein — translation MNAVVSLEVSAVAQSSVPLEIRPFDGPLGAELVGLDLHRPLDRHALQAIHAAHLEHHVLVFRDQRISPQQQVDFSRLFGPLQIHVLRNFQLAGTPEVLVVSNVVADGKPIGLGDAGHFWHSDLSYKDKPSLGSLLHAQELPAEGGDTLFANMHLAFDTLPAALREAVRGRQAEHSYLKQYAALQKRSPWRPNLTQAQIDEVKAVVHPVVRTHPETGRQAVFVSEHFTTRIVGLPRDESDALLAELFAHSVRPGHIYRHRWQPHDMVFWDNRSLMHLAAGCPADQRRTLYRTTIEGDVPY, via the coding sequence ATGAATGCCGTGGTGAGTTTGGAGGTCAGTGCAGTCGCGCAGTCCAGTGTCCCCCTGGAGATCCGCCCGTTCGATGGCCCCCTCGGTGCCGAATTGGTTGGCCTCGACCTGCACCGACCGCTGGACCGCCATGCGCTGCAAGCGATCCATGCCGCGCACCTGGAACACCATGTACTCGTGTTCCGCGATCAACGCATCTCGCCGCAGCAGCAGGTCGACTTTTCCAGGTTGTTTGGCCCCCTGCAGATTCATGTACTGCGCAACTTCCAGCTGGCGGGAACCCCGGAAGTGCTGGTCGTCTCGAACGTCGTCGCAGACGGCAAACCGATCGGGCTGGGCGACGCCGGCCACTTCTGGCACTCCGACCTGTCGTACAAGGACAAGCCGAGCCTGGGCTCCCTGCTGCACGCCCAGGAGCTGCCGGCCGAGGGCGGCGACACGCTGTTCGCCAACATGCACCTGGCCTTCGATACCTTGCCGGCCGCGCTGCGCGAGGCGGTGCGGGGCCGCCAGGCCGAGCACAGCTACCTGAAGCAGTATGCCGCGCTGCAGAAGCGCAGCCCGTGGCGACCCAACCTCACCCAGGCGCAGATCGACGAAGTGAAAGCCGTCGTCCATCCCGTCGTGCGCACGCACCCGGAAACGGGACGCCAGGCGGTGTTCGTCAGCGAGCACTTCACGACGCGCATCGTCGGCCTGCCGAGGGACGAGAGCGACGCGCTGCTGGCCGAACTGTTCGCGCACAGCGTGCGGCCCGGGCACATCTACCGGCACCGCTGGCAGCCGCATGACATGGTGTTCTGGGACAACCGCTCGCTGATGCACCTGGCGGCCGGCTGTCCGGCCGACCAGCGCCGCACGCTGTACCGCACCACCATCGAGGGCGACGTCCCCTACTGA
- a CDS encoding DUF2238 domain-containing protein, with product MTSAPKPLHWLLIAATLVVLAWSGLAPYDRATWWMEVAPVLIALPLLAATYRRFPLTDLLYCLIALHAVVLMVGGAYTYARVPFGFDLQHWLHLERNPYDRIGHFMQGFVPALVAREILLRGRYVTGKGMLGFLCLCVVMAISAWYELIEWGAAVALGQGADEFLGTQGDPWDTQSDMLMAMIGALSALVLLAPWQDRQIAAVLKKSRG from the coding sequence GTGACGTCCGCCCCGAAACCGCTGCACTGGCTGCTGATCGCCGCCACCCTCGTTGTCCTGGCATGGTCCGGCCTTGCACCCTACGACCGCGCCACCTGGTGGATGGAGGTCGCGCCCGTGCTCATCGCGCTGCCGCTGCTGGCCGCCACCTACCGGCGCTTCCCGCTGACCGACCTGCTGTACTGCCTGATCGCGCTGCACGCCGTCGTGCTGATGGTCGGCGGGGCCTACACGTATGCGCGCGTGCCGTTCGGCTTCGACCTGCAGCACTGGCTGCACCTGGAGCGCAATCCGTACGACCGCATCGGCCACTTCATGCAGGGCTTCGTGCCGGCGCTGGTGGCGCGCGAGATCCTGCTGCGCGGGCGCTACGTGACGGGCAAGGGCATGCTGGGCTTCCTGTGCCTGTGCGTGGTGATGGCGATCAGTGCGTGGTATGAACTGATCGAATGGGGCGCCGCTGTCGCGCTGGGCCAGGGTGCGGACGAGTTCCTCGGTACCCAGGGCGATCCGTGGGATACACAGTCGGATATGTTGATGGCGATGATCGGGGCTTTGAGCGCCTTGGTATTGCTGGCACCGTGGCAGGACCGGCAGATCGCGGCGGTATTAAAGAAGAGCCGGGGCTGA